The proteins below come from a single Notamacropus eugenii isolate mMacEug1 chromosome 7, mMacEug1.pri_v2, whole genome shotgun sequence genomic window:
- the C7H14orf119 gene encoding uncharacterized protein C14orf119 homolog: protein MSMKSAASWISPSSSSTLASTSDNYSFLSMSYFTSQEMKCVLHWFASWSDPQRECFLQDLVAKAVPGKLQPLLEGLEQLSVSGADQPPRIFDCQLRLWDQWFRSWAEEERNEFVRQLEASEPDFVAKFYQAVAATAGKD, encoded by the coding sequence ATGTCGATGAAGTCAGCTGCCTCTTGGATATCCCCATCCTCTTCCTCCACATTAGCCTCTACTTCAGACaattattccttcctttccatgTCTTACTTCACTTCACAGGAGATGAAGTGTGTCCTACATTGGTTTGCCAGCTGGTCAGATCCCCAGCGTGAGTGTTTCCTACAGGACTTGGTAGCTAAAGCAGTGCCAGGCAAATTGCAGCCCCTCCTAGAGGGATTGGAACAGCTTAGCGTTTCTGGAGCAGACCAACCACCACGCATCTTTGATTGCCAGCTTCGACTCTGGGATCAGTGGTTCCGAAGCTGGGCTGAGGAGGAGCGCAACGAGTTTGTCAGACAGCTGGAGGCTAGTGAGCCAGACTTTGTGGCAAAGTTTTATCAAGCGGTAGCTGCTACAGCTGGTAAGGACTAA